From Mesotoga infera:
CAACGATTATTCGGACCTCTTTCGATTCGGCGAAAATTCTGTGATACTCTTTCATCTCTTCGAGAAACTCACGAACTCTCACATCCTGAGAAGACATTATCGTCGAGCTATCATTATGTGCCTTTGCCTGCAGCAGAAGTTGGTTGACAACAATCTGCATGCTCCGTGTTGCCCCGTCAATTGCGTCGATCTTGTCTCTCGATTCGCTTTCCAGTGGTCTGCTCTTGAGAAGGTCTACGCTCAGCCTCATAACCGTAAGGGGTGTCTTTAACTCGTGAGAGGCGTCGGCGGTGAAGCGTTGAAGTCTATCATAGCTTTCTCTCAGAGGTGTCAGAACGTACCCTGCTAAGGCTAGACCGACTACCCAGGAGATAGCCGCAACGAGTACTATCAATAGAATCAGTGAAAAGAGAAGACTGGTAGATTTTTCGCTCAGTCCCTCAGTTGATCTTCCTACCCGAAGAAAGAAGACTGGCTGTCCCGCGATGTTTCTAATCGCTCTTGTAAGAATGTTGTACTCAAGTTCCGAGTCGTTGTAATCGATGACCTTTGCCTTCGAAGCCCCTTCGGCGAGCGGCAGATTGCTCTCTATTGTCCCTCCGAGCTGAAGAATACTCTCTCCGTCCGGAGTGACAAACTCGAGGATCTCGTTCTCAGCGGTGAAGAGGTCGAGATTTCCTGAATAGTTCCTAAGCATTCTCTCCAGC
This genomic window contains:
- a CDS encoding HAMP domain-containing histidine kinase, which produces MKSVTGEGLSFRKAKRRWTLFFTLIVISLVSILSLFIFVLALRLERGAEITALNRVADRIESRIGRAPLMALERMLRNYSGNLDLFTAENEILEFVTPDGESILQLGGTIESNLPLAEGASKAKVIDYNDSELEYNILTRAIRNIAGQPVFFLRVGRSTEGLSEKSTSLLFSLILLIVLVAAISWVVGLALAGYVLTPLRESYDRLQRFTADASHELKTPLTVMRLSVDLLKSRPLESESRDKIDAIDGATRSMQIVVNQLLLQAKAHNDSSTIMSSQDVRVREFLEEMKEYHRIFAESKEVRIIVETDEDLVVRTYLDKLKVAVAAVLENAIKFTREKSDVIVEAFEREGSLVIQISDSGPGIDDPEKERIFDRFYKIDESHNSSGSGMGLSIAKETVGSLEGEISVENRLGGGSIFEIRIPLRKHK